In one window of Brassica rapa cultivar Chiifu-401-42 chromosome A07, CAAS_Brap_v3.01, whole genome shotgun sequence DNA:
- the ARF17-1 gene encoding auxin response factor 17, producing MSPPPSATADFLREVDPQIWRACAGASVQIPSLYSRVYYFPQGHVEHSCPSSLISSFSTAAPVPCVVSAVELLADPITDEVFAHLALQPISPEHFSPSNFSGFGSDDDDDNNSNSNKNKVVTFAKILTPSDANNGGGFSVPRYCADSVFPPLDFHADPPVQKLFITDIHGVVWDFRHIYRGTPRRHLLTTGWSKFVNGKKLIAGDSVVFMRKSVDEMFIGVRRAPISNHGDEYYGGGKKGFRRIGMGKLTAEAVSEAVNKAVQGYPFEVVYYPTAGWSDFVVRAEDVEVSMAGYWSPGTRVKMAMETEDSSRVTWFQGVVSSTFQETGLWKQLQITWDEPEILQNLKRVNPWQVEVVANSSHLLAIYPPAKRLKPSSSASGFLSGEGEMLYSGRGQQAVDPSPYLFSYTTFPAGMQGARHYEFGSFNSIGFIGENTPQLCTNNFFSPLPGLRKVSTEMVNYGSPLSDDLSPNSNTTNVSSGNELVGNRGHAVRVSSIQLFGQIINVQELTESGLAEGLYEEDGSKESSDNEVVNETQLSLTYAQGM from the exons ATGTCGCCGCCGCCGTCGGCAACCGCCGACTTCCTCCGCGAAGTCGACCCTCAGATCTGGCGAGCTTGCGCAGGCGCCTCCGTTCAAATCCCCTCTCTCTACTCTAGGGTTTACTACTTCCCTCAGGGCCATGTCGAGCACTCTTGCCCCTCCTCGCTCATCTCTTCCTTCTCAACCGCCGCTCCGGTTCCCTGCGTCGTCTCCGCCGTCGAGCTACTCGCCGATCCGATCACCGACGAGGTCTTCGCTCACCTTGCGCTGCAGCCGATATCTCCCGAGCACTTCTCTCCCTCCAATTTCTCCGGATTCGGGAGCGACGACGACGATGATAACAACAGCAACAGCAACAAAAACAAGGTGGTTACCTTCGCGAAGATATTAACGCCGTCTGATGCTAACAACGGAGGAGGATTCTCCGTCCCGCGTTACTGCGCGGACTCCGTCTTCCCTCCGCTCGATTTCCACGCGGATCCTCCGGTTCAGAAGCTCTTCATCACCGATATCCACGGCGTCGTCTGGGACTTCCGCCATATCTACCGCGGCACGCCGCGGAGGCACTTGTTAACCACCGGGTGGAGCAAGTTCGTCAACGGGAAGAAGCTTATCGCCGGAGACTCCGTCGTTTTCATGAGGAAGTCTGTTGATGAGATGTTTATAGGCGTGAGGCGAGCGCCGATCTCAAACCACGGGGATGAGTACTACGGAGGAGGTAAGAAGGGGTTTAGGAGGATTGGGATGGGGAAGTTGACGGCGGAGGCTGTCTCTGAGGCGGTCAACAAGGCGGTGCAGGGCTATCCCTTCGAGGTGGTGTATTATCCCACGGCGGGATGGTCGGACTTCGTGGTGAGGGCTGAGGATGTTGAGGTGTCCATGGCTGGATACTGGAGTCCTGGTACTAGAGTGAAGATGGCTATGGAGACTGAGGACTCTTCGCGGGTTACGTGGTTTCAGGGCGTTGTCTCATCAACGTTTCAAGAAACTGGTTTATGGAAGCAGCTTCAG ATCACATGGGATGAACCTGAGATTCTGCAAAACTTGAAGAGGGTGAATCCTTGGCAAGTGGAGGTCGTTGCAAACTCAAGTCATCTTCTTGCTATTTACCCTCCAGCAAAGAGGTTGAAGCCTTCCAGTAGCGCGAGTGGGTTCTTGAGTGGAGAAGGAGAAATGCTCTATTCCGGAAGAGGACAACAAGCTGTGGATCCAAGTCCCTATTTGTTCTCGTATACTACATTTCCTGCTGGCATGCAGGGAGCCAGGCATTATGAATTTGGGTCTTTTAACTCAATCGGATTCATCGGAGAGAACACTCCCCAGCTATGCACTAATAACTTCTTTAGCCCACTTCCTGGGCTGAGAAAAGTCTCGACTGAGATGGTGAACTATGGCAGCCCGCTATCAGATGACTTGTCGCCTAATAGCAATACCACTAATGTATCCTCTGGGAATGAACTGGTTGGGAACCGAGGCCACGCTGTAAGAGTTAGCTCGATTCAGCTGTTTGGCCAGATCATTAACGTGCAGGAGCTTACTGAGAGCGGTCTTGCTGAGGGCTTGTATGAAGAGGATGGAAGCAAAGAGTCCAGTGACAATGAAGTTGTGAATGAGACACAGTTGTCCTTGACATATGCTCAAGGCATGTGA